CTCGGCGTCCTCTACGGCTACGTGATGGACGAGCGCGACGAGAAGGGCATCCGGCAGATCTTCGCCCCCGACGCCCGGCTGACCTCCGCCGACGGGGTGTTCGCGGCGACGGGGATCGACGAGATCGTCGAGACCTACCTGGGCCGCTTCAAGGCCCTCGGCCCCACGAACCACTTCTCCCACGGGCACGTCGTGCGCTTCGGCGACGACCCCGACCGCGCCCGCGGCCTGCTGGCCAGCCACGCCGAGGTGTCCCGCAACGGTACGGCGATGCAGGTGGCGCTGCGCTACAAGGACGAGTACGTCCGCAACGACGGACGCTGGCAGTTCGCGGCGCGCGAGATGAGCTACATGTACTACCTGCCCATCGAGCAGCTCTCCCAGCTCGGCGACCGCAACAGCGTGCGGGCGTACGGCGACGAGCGACCGTCCGACTGGCCCGAGGCGCTCTACGCGGAGACCGGCAGCTCCTGGCTGCACGCCTACCTCTGAGCCGAGGCCCTAGGGTGGCGGGCGTGAAGGACGTCCTGGTCGTGATCGCCGCCGCCTTCTGGACCGTCGTGGCCGGCGTTGCCGGCTACCAGCTCGGGGGGCGCGGGCTGCCGGGCCTCCTGGTCCTCCTCCTCGTGATCGTGGTGGGAGTCGGTGCGGCCCTGCGGTTGCGTCTGAGGGAACGTCCCGTCGTCCGGGACCTCGCCGGCCCGGCGGCGGCCGTCATGGACGCCCTTGCCTCGGCTGCCGCGGAGCGGGAGAAGGTGCGCGAGCGTCCCGCCCCCGGCGTCCTCCTGGTGAAGACCTCGATGAGCACGTGGTCGTGGGGGTCGGTCTGGCGCTTCGAGGTGCTGCCCGGCGGCGCTGACGATGGCGGCGCGAGCACGCGGGTCGTGGCCACGATCCACCGCCGCGGCAGCGTCGTCGCGGGTGTGACCGAGCTGCGCAAGGTCCACGCCCTCCTGGACGTCGCCGAGCAGTGTCTGGAGGACGGCCGGGTCGCGGGGGTCGAGCGACTCGACTGACCTCTCGGAGCCGCCCCACCCGGAGAAGGAGAACGCGGACCGGACGGGCGTGCGCCTCGGCGTGTCGCCCCGACCGGTCCGCGTTTTCTTTCCCCAGGTCGTGGCGCTGTCCGCGTTTTCTCTCCCGCACCGGACCGGCACCCGGACCCGCGCGGGGGCCCCGCGCTAGATGCTCCGCCCCGGCCGGTACGCCGGCAGCCCGGCCAGCATCACGACGGCGAGGGCGAGCATGACGCCGTACCCGGCGCCGAAGCCCCCCGTGAGGTCGCGGAGCACCCCCAGCACCAGCGGGCCGAGGGCGCCCGCGAGGTAGGCGACGAGGATGACCATGGCGCCGAGCCGGGCGCCGTCCGCCTGCGTGTGGGTGACGTCGGTGATGAGCACCAGGCCCAGGGCCGATCCGCCGCCGACACCCATGCCGAAGAGGGTCATGGTCGGGAGGGCGAGGCCCACGGGGTCGACGAGGAGCATGACGATGCCGACGACGGTGCAGCCGAGCACGATCCCGAGCAGCGGGCGTCGGTCGCGGGTGTGGTCGGCGAGGGCGGGCAGCCCCAGCATGGTGACGACCTGCACGACCTGGAAGACCACGAACATCGACGCCGCCTCCTGGGGCGCGAGGCCGTGGCTGACGTAGAGCGGCGTGATCCAGGCCAGGCCGCTGAAGCCGATGACCATCTGCGAGGTGGTGAAGGCGACGACGAGCCATGCCGTGGTCGACCGCCAGGGCATGCGGTGGTCGACGAGGACGGCGGCGGCCGGGTCGACCGCGTCGCGGCGGGGGCCG
This Nocardioides alkalitolerans DNA region includes the following protein-coding sequences:
- a CDS encoding nuclear transport factor 2 family protein; translation: MTDPSTLSAEQRLARLEDRAAIQELGVLYGYVMDERDEKGIRQIFAPDARLTSADGVFAATGIDEIVETYLGRFKALGPTNHFSHGHVVRFGDDPDRARGLLASHAEVSRNGTAMQVALRYKDEYVRNDGRWQFAAREMSYMYYLPIEQLSQLGDRNSVRAYGDERPSDWPEALYAETGSSWLHAYL
- a CDS encoding MFS transporter, producing the protein MSEAPLPAPAPARDLDAPRPSRLPVAVVVGLVAVVGLNLRATMGSLPPLIDEIDRDLGLSSTEAGLLTSVAVACMGLSAPFGQRLAARIGSELATGLLMLVLALAGLLRLAPLGAPLLFGSAALAGAAMGGCSALMPALIAHHLPRIRGLTTGIYSTGLALGVAVAAGTAVPLSAGLGGWRPALAFWGAVSAATAALWLLLTPALRGPRRDAVDPAAAVLVDHRMPWRSTTAWLVVAFTTSQMVIGFSGLAWITPLYVSHGLAPQEAASMFVVFQVVQVVTMLGLPALADHTRDRRPLLGIVLGCTVVGIVMLLVDPVGLALPTMTLFGMGVGGGSALGLVLITDVTHTQADGARLGAMVILVAYLAGALGPLVLGVLRDLTGGFGAGYGVMLALAVVMLAGLPAYRPGRSI